The following proteins are co-located in the Lagenorhynchus albirostris chromosome 2, mLagAlb1.1, whole genome shotgun sequence genome:
- the ARHGAP30 gene encoding rho GTPase-activating protein 30 isoform X1, translating into MKSRQKGKKKGSSKERVFGCDLQEHLQHSGQEVPQVLRSCAEFVEEYGVVDGIYRLSGVSSNIQKLRQEFEAERKPDLRRDVYLQDIHCVSSLCKAYFRELPDPLLTYRLYDKFAEAVAVQLEPERLVKILEVLRELPVPNYRTLEFLMRHLVHMASLSAQTNMHARNLAIVWAPNLLRSKDIEASGFNGTAAFMEVRVQSIVVEFILTHVDQLFEGAALSGGEVESGWRSLPGVRVSGSPEDLMPRSLPYHLPSILQSGDGPPQMRPYHTIIEIAEHKRKGSLKVRKWRSIFNLGRSGHETKRKLPRGAEDREDKSDKVTLRPAKSMDSLSAVAGVSDEPEGLVGRSSPRPCPLLLASLENDSVEAAEGEQEPEAEALAGTSSEPGTPRPGRSAIRAGGSSHAERRAGVHISEPYDVNLPPHISSMLNISPNIISNVSLAGFARGLEYPTLQSRPSPASGPGSGPGLGPGPPDEKLEASPAPGPLADSGPADMTPALEDCLSQEVQDSFSFLEDSSSSEPEWVGVVDGEVAKAGPAGAAFSPGEDDPGMGYLEELLGVGPQVEEFSVEPPLDDLSLDEAQFVLAPSCCSLDSPGSGPEAEEESGEEVFLSAYDDLSPLLGPKLPTWEGSGSLEEKGTGSGRQEAPGQAEGEQVFWEVEEGKEAEPGIRRDIREEAEGSPESGVEGGEASEEGVEAEGSQKVIDSLSERCGEEREETEAKGEESKGQQEDESTEEAKGVEETGGEQGKERKTEREEEEEGDEAQGEAGRDPEDGAQENQIAEESWEVVHKQEAEGGREDEVKGQRGDENQEAREDQGDGEDSRIPEAAAEGGAGKVSKERECGDGEDEGDQRAGGDHVEEGSLPEMPHVESLEVDSAKEGNAQPSETEHAAPQPPRPEEMDPEGQPSPLGSAGGVSMRLASTLVQVQQVRSVPVVPPKPQFAKMPSAMCGKIHVAPANPCPRPGRLDGTPGERAWGSRASRSSWRNGGSLSFDAAVALARDRQRTEAQAVRRTQTCTGAGDYSLIPKTSPYSMISAYCPRPLSCLELPAEGTEGSGPRSRFSLPPREPQLPDPVESPQRRSYAFETQANSGKGEGL; encoded by the exons GCAGGAGTTTGAGGCTGAGCGGAAGCCAGACCTGCGGCGAGATGTTTACCTTCAGGACATTCACTGCGTCTCCTCCCTGTGCAAGGCCTATTTCAGAGAGCTGCCAGACCCCCTGCTCACTTACCGGCTCTATGACAAGTTTGCT GAGGCTGTGGCAGTGCAACTGGAACCTGAGCGCTTGGTCAAGATCCTAGAGGTGCTTCGAGAACTCCCTGTCCCAAACTACAG GACCCTGGAGTTCCTCATGCGGCACCTGGTGCACATGGCCTCATTGAGTGCCCAGACCAACATGCACGCCCGCAACCTGGCCATCGTGTGGGCCCCCAACCTGCTGAG GTCTAAGGACATAGAGGCCTCAGGCTTCAATGGGACAGCAGCCTTCATGGAGGTGCGGGTGCAGTCCATTGTCGTCGAGTTCATCCTCACACATGTGGACCAGCTCTTTGAGGGTGCTGCTCTCTCTG gTGGTGAGGTGGAAAGTGGATGGCGATCACTTCCAGGGGTCCGGGTGTCAGGCAGTCCCGAGGACCTTATGCCCCGATCCCTGCCCTACCACCTGCCTAGCATCCTGCAGTCTGGTGATGGACCCCCACAGATGCGGCCTTATCACACTATCATAGAGATTGCAGAGCACAA GAGGAAGGGGTCTTTGAAAGTCAGGAAGTGGAGATCTATCTTCAATCTGGGTCGCTCTGGCCATGAGACCAAGCGTAAACTTCCACGGGGAGCTGAGGACAGGG AGGACAAATCCGATAAGGTGACTCTGCGGCCAGCCAAGAGCATGGACTCACTGAGTGCTGTGGCTGGGGTCAGTGATG aGCCAGAGGGGCTGGTGGGACGCAGCAGTCCTCGGCCATGCCCACTGTTGCTGGCGAGCTTGGAGAATGATTCTGTGGAAGCAGCAGAGGGTGAACAGGAGCCCGAGGCAGAAGCACTGGCTGGCACGAGCTCTGAGCCCGGCACACCACGACCTGGGCGGTCAGCAATCCGTGCTGGGGGCAGCAGCCATGCAGAGCGCCGTGCTGGCGTCCACATCTCAGAGCCCTACGATGTCAACCTCCCACCACACATCAGTTCTATGCTCAACATATCCCCGAACATCATCTCTAACGTCTCCTTGGCCGGGTTTGCCCGTGGTCTTGAGTACCCCACCCTTCAGTCCCGGCCAAGCCCTGCCTCTGGCCCTGGCTCTGGCCCTGGCCTTGGCCCTGGTCCCCCAG ATGAGAAGTTGGAGGCAAGTCCAGCCCCAGGTCCCCTGGCTGACTCAGGCCCAGCGGACATGACCCCTGCCCTGGAGGACTGCCTGTCCCAGGAGGTGCAGGATTCCTTCTCCTTCCTAGAGGACTCAAGCAGCTCAGAGCCCgagtgggtgggggtggtggatGGGGAGGTGGCCAAGGCAGGACCAGCAGGAGCAGCCTTCTCCCCTGGGGAGGACGACCCTGGGATGGGCTACCTGGAGGAGCTCCTGGGAGTTGGGCCTCAG GTGGAGGAGTTCTCTGTGGAGCCACCCCTGGATGACCTGTCTCTGGATGAGGCTCAGTTTGTCCTGGCCCCCAGCTGCTGTTCCCTGGACTCTCCTGGCTCCGGGCCTGAAGCAGAGGAGGAAAGTGGGGAGGAAGTCTTCCTGAGTGCCTATGATGACCTAAGTCCCCTTCTGGGGCCCAAACTCCCGACCTGGGAGGGTTCAGGCAGTCTAGAGGAAAAGGGAACAGGGTCTGGAAGACAGGAGGCTCCAGGACAGGCGGAGGGAGAACAGGTATTCTGGGAAGTTGAGGAGGGCAAGGAGGCTGAGCCTGGAATTAGACGGGACATCagggaggaggctgaggggagTCCAGAGAGTGGAGTGGAGGGTGGAGAGGCCAGTGAGGAAGGAGTGGAGGCTGAGGGAAGCCAAAAGGTGATTGACAGTTTGAGCGAAAGatgtggggaagagagagaggagacagaggccaAGGGAGAGGAGTCCAAAGGTCAGCAGGAGGATGAGAGTACAGAGGAAGCTAAGGGTGTGGAGGAAACAGGAGGGGagcaggggaaggaaagaaagaccgagcgagaagaagaggaggaaggagatgaAGCCCAGGGAGAAGCCGGGAGGGACCCAGAGGATGGGGCCCAGGAAAACCAAATTGCTGAAGAGAGCTGGGAAGTTGTACACAAACAAGAGGCTGAAGGAGGCAGAGAAGATGAGGTCAAAGGGCAGAGGGGGGATGAGAACCAAGAGGCAAGAGAAGACCAAGGAGATGGTGAAGATAGCAGAATCCCAGAAGCAGCAGCTGAAGgaggagcagggaaggtcagCAAGGAACGGGAGTGTGGAGACGGAGAAGATGAGGGAGACCAGAGGGCTGGAGGTGACCATGTAGAAGAGGGCTCCCTCCCTGAAATGCCACATGTAGAGTCCCTGGAGGTTGACAGTGCCAAGGAGGGCAATGCCCAGCCCTCTGAGACAGAACACGCAGCCCCACAGCCACCCCGGCCAGAGGAGATGGATCCGGAGGGGCAGCCCAGTCCCCTTGGCTCAGCTGGTGGTGTGAGCATGCGCCTGGCTTCCACCCTGGTTCAGGTCCAACAGGTCCGCTCTGTGCCTGTGGTGCCCCCCAAACCACAGTTTGCCAAGATGCCCAGTGCAATGTGTGGCAAGATCCATGTGGCACCAGCAAACCCATGCCCAAGGCCTGGCCGGCTTGATGGAACTCCTGGGGAACGGGCCTGGGGGTCCCGAGCCTCCCGCTCCTCTTGGAGGAATGGGGGCAGTCTTTCCTTTGATGCTGCTGTGGCCCTGGCCCGGGACCGCCAGAGGACTGAAGCTCAGGCCGTTCGGCGGACCCAGACCTGTACTGGGGCTGGGGACTACAGCCTCATCCCCAAAACCTCCCCCTATAGCATGATCTCTGCCTATTGTCCTCGGCCCCTTAGCTGCCTGGAGCTCCCAGCTGAAGGCACAGAAGGGTCTGGACCCCGGAGTCGGTTTAGTCTGCCCCCGAGAGAACCCCAGCTCCCTGACCCCGTTGAGTCGCCCCAGCGCCGATCGTATGCATTTGAAACACAGGCTAACTCTGGGAAAGGTGAGGGACTGTGA
- the ARHGAP30 gene encoding rho GTPase-activating protein 30 isoform X3, producing the protein MKSRQKGKKKGSSKERVFGCDLQEHLQHSGQEVPQVLRSCAEFVEEYGVVDGIYRLSGVSSNIQKLRQEFEAERKPDLRRDVYLQDIHCVSSLCKAYFRELPDPLLTYRLYDKFAEAVAVQLEPERLVKILEVLRELPVPNYRTLEFLMRHLVHMASLSAQTNMHARNLAIVWAPNLLRSKDIEASGFNGTAAFMEVRVQSIVVEFILTHVDQLFEGAALSGGEVESGWRSLPGVRVSGSPEDLMPRSLPYHLPSILQSGDGPPQMRPYHTIIEIAEHKRKGSLKVRKWRSIFNLGRSGHETKRKLPRGAEDREDKSDKVTLRPAKSMDSLSAVAGVSDEPEGLVGRSSPRPCPLLLASLENDSVEAAEGEQEPEAEALAGTSSEPGTPRPGRSAIRAGGSSHAERRAGVHISEPYDVNLPPHISSMLNISPNIISNVSLAGFARGLEYPTLQSRPSPASGPGSGPGLGPGPPDEKLEASPAPGPLADSGPADMTPALEDCLSQEVEEFSVEPPLDDLSLDEAQFVLAPSCCSLDSPGSGPEAEEESGEEVFLSAYDDLSPLLGPKLPTWEGSGSLEEKGTGSGRQEAPGQAEGEQVFWEVEEGKEAEPGIRRDIREEAEGSPESGVEGGEASEEGVEAEGSQKVIDSLSERCGEEREETEAKGEESKGQQEDESTEEAKGVEETGGEQGKERKTEREEEEEGDEAQGEAGRDPEDGAQENQIAEESWEVVHKQEAEGGREDEVKGQRGDENQEAREDQGDGEDSRIPEAAAEGGAGKVSKERECGDGEDEGDQRAGGDHVEEGSLPEMPHVESLEVDSAKEGNAQPSETEHAAPQPPRPEEMDPEGQPSPLGSAGGVSMRLASTLVQVQQVRSVPVVPPKPQFAKMPSAMCGKIHVAPANPCPRPGRLDGTPGERAWGSRASRSSWRNGGSLSFDAAVALARDRQRTEAQAVRRTQTCTGAGDYSLIPKTSPYSMISAYCPRPLSCLELPAEGTEGSGPRSRFSLPPREPQLPDPVESPQRRSYAFETQANSGKGEGL; encoded by the exons GCAGGAGTTTGAGGCTGAGCGGAAGCCAGACCTGCGGCGAGATGTTTACCTTCAGGACATTCACTGCGTCTCCTCCCTGTGCAAGGCCTATTTCAGAGAGCTGCCAGACCCCCTGCTCACTTACCGGCTCTATGACAAGTTTGCT GAGGCTGTGGCAGTGCAACTGGAACCTGAGCGCTTGGTCAAGATCCTAGAGGTGCTTCGAGAACTCCCTGTCCCAAACTACAG GACCCTGGAGTTCCTCATGCGGCACCTGGTGCACATGGCCTCATTGAGTGCCCAGACCAACATGCACGCCCGCAACCTGGCCATCGTGTGGGCCCCCAACCTGCTGAG GTCTAAGGACATAGAGGCCTCAGGCTTCAATGGGACAGCAGCCTTCATGGAGGTGCGGGTGCAGTCCATTGTCGTCGAGTTCATCCTCACACATGTGGACCAGCTCTTTGAGGGTGCTGCTCTCTCTG gTGGTGAGGTGGAAAGTGGATGGCGATCACTTCCAGGGGTCCGGGTGTCAGGCAGTCCCGAGGACCTTATGCCCCGATCCCTGCCCTACCACCTGCCTAGCATCCTGCAGTCTGGTGATGGACCCCCACAGATGCGGCCTTATCACACTATCATAGAGATTGCAGAGCACAA GAGGAAGGGGTCTTTGAAAGTCAGGAAGTGGAGATCTATCTTCAATCTGGGTCGCTCTGGCCATGAGACCAAGCGTAAACTTCCACGGGGAGCTGAGGACAGGG AGGACAAATCCGATAAGGTGACTCTGCGGCCAGCCAAGAGCATGGACTCACTGAGTGCTGTGGCTGGGGTCAGTGATG aGCCAGAGGGGCTGGTGGGACGCAGCAGTCCTCGGCCATGCCCACTGTTGCTGGCGAGCTTGGAGAATGATTCTGTGGAAGCAGCAGAGGGTGAACAGGAGCCCGAGGCAGAAGCACTGGCTGGCACGAGCTCTGAGCCCGGCACACCACGACCTGGGCGGTCAGCAATCCGTGCTGGGGGCAGCAGCCATGCAGAGCGCCGTGCTGGCGTCCACATCTCAGAGCCCTACGATGTCAACCTCCCACCACACATCAGTTCTATGCTCAACATATCCCCGAACATCATCTCTAACGTCTCCTTGGCCGGGTTTGCCCGTGGTCTTGAGTACCCCACCCTTCAGTCCCGGCCAAGCCCTGCCTCTGGCCCTGGCTCTGGCCCTGGCCTTGGCCCTGGTCCCCCAG ATGAGAAGTTGGAGGCAAGTCCAGCCCCAGGTCCCCTGGCTGACTCAGGCCCAGCGGACATGACCCCTGCCCTGGAGGACTGCCTGTCCCAGGAG GTGGAGGAGTTCTCTGTGGAGCCACCCCTGGATGACCTGTCTCTGGATGAGGCTCAGTTTGTCCTGGCCCCCAGCTGCTGTTCCCTGGACTCTCCTGGCTCCGGGCCTGAAGCAGAGGAGGAAAGTGGGGAGGAAGTCTTCCTGAGTGCCTATGATGACCTAAGTCCCCTTCTGGGGCCCAAACTCCCGACCTGGGAGGGTTCAGGCAGTCTAGAGGAAAAGGGAACAGGGTCTGGAAGACAGGAGGCTCCAGGACAGGCGGAGGGAGAACAGGTATTCTGGGAAGTTGAGGAGGGCAAGGAGGCTGAGCCTGGAATTAGACGGGACATCagggaggaggctgaggggagTCCAGAGAGTGGAGTGGAGGGTGGAGAGGCCAGTGAGGAAGGAGTGGAGGCTGAGGGAAGCCAAAAGGTGATTGACAGTTTGAGCGAAAGatgtggggaagagagagaggagacagaggccaAGGGAGAGGAGTCCAAAGGTCAGCAGGAGGATGAGAGTACAGAGGAAGCTAAGGGTGTGGAGGAAACAGGAGGGGagcaggggaaggaaagaaagaccgagcgagaagaagaggaggaaggagatgaAGCCCAGGGAGAAGCCGGGAGGGACCCAGAGGATGGGGCCCAGGAAAACCAAATTGCTGAAGAGAGCTGGGAAGTTGTACACAAACAAGAGGCTGAAGGAGGCAGAGAAGATGAGGTCAAAGGGCAGAGGGGGGATGAGAACCAAGAGGCAAGAGAAGACCAAGGAGATGGTGAAGATAGCAGAATCCCAGAAGCAGCAGCTGAAGgaggagcagggaaggtcagCAAGGAACGGGAGTGTGGAGACGGAGAAGATGAGGGAGACCAGAGGGCTGGAGGTGACCATGTAGAAGAGGGCTCCCTCCCTGAAATGCCACATGTAGAGTCCCTGGAGGTTGACAGTGCCAAGGAGGGCAATGCCCAGCCCTCTGAGACAGAACACGCAGCCCCACAGCCACCCCGGCCAGAGGAGATGGATCCGGAGGGGCAGCCCAGTCCCCTTGGCTCAGCTGGTGGTGTGAGCATGCGCCTGGCTTCCACCCTGGTTCAGGTCCAACAGGTCCGCTCTGTGCCTGTGGTGCCCCCCAAACCACAGTTTGCCAAGATGCCCAGTGCAATGTGTGGCAAGATCCATGTGGCACCAGCAAACCCATGCCCAAGGCCTGGCCGGCTTGATGGAACTCCTGGGGAACGGGCCTGGGGGTCCCGAGCCTCCCGCTCCTCTTGGAGGAATGGGGGCAGTCTTTCCTTTGATGCTGCTGTGGCCCTGGCCCGGGACCGCCAGAGGACTGAAGCTCAGGCCGTTCGGCGGACCCAGACCTGTACTGGGGCTGGGGACTACAGCCTCATCCCCAAAACCTCCCCCTATAGCATGATCTCTGCCTATTGTCCTCGGCCCCTTAGCTGCCTGGAGCTCCCAGCTGAAGGCACAGAAGGGTCTGGACCCCGGAGTCGGTTTAGTCTGCCCCCGAGAGAACCCCAGCTCCCTGACCCCGTTGAGTCGCCCCAGCGCCGATCGTATGCATTTGAAACACAGGCTAACTCTGGGAAAGGTGAGGGACTGTGA
- the ARHGAP30 gene encoding rho GTPase-activating protein 30 isoform X2 has protein sequence MKSRQKGKKKGSSKERVFGCDLQEHLQHSGQEVPQVLRSCAEFVEEYGVVDGIYRLSGVSSNIQKLRQEFEAERKPDLRRDVYLQDIHCVSSLCKAYFRELPDPLLTYRLYDKFAEAVAVQLEPERLVKILEVLRELPVPNYRTLEFLMRHLVHMASLSAQTNMHARNLAIVWAPNLLRSKDIEASGFNGTAAFMEVRVQSIVVEFILTHVDQLFEGAALSGGEVESGWRSLPGVRVSGSPEDLMPRSLPYHLPSILQSGDGPPQMRPYHTIIEIAEHKKGSLKVRKWRSIFNLGRSGHETKRKLPRGAEDREDKSDKVTLRPAKSMDSLSAVAGVSDEPEGLVGRSSPRPCPLLLASLENDSVEAAEGEQEPEAEALAGTSSEPGTPRPGRSAIRAGGSSHAERRAGVHISEPYDVNLPPHISSMLNISPNIISNVSLAGFARGLEYPTLQSRPSPASGPGSGPGLGPGPPDEKLEASPAPGPLADSGPADMTPALEDCLSQEVQDSFSFLEDSSSSEPEWVGVVDGEVAKAGPAGAAFSPGEDDPGMGYLEELLGVGPQVEEFSVEPPLDDLSLDEAQFVLAPSCCSLDSPGSGPEAEEESGEEVFLSAYDDLSPLLGPKLPTWEGSGSLEEKGTGSGRQEAPGQAEGEQVFWEVEEGKEAEPGIRRDIREEAEGSPESGVEGGEASEEGVEAEGSQKVIDSLSERCGEEREETEAKGEESKGQQEDESTEEAKGVEETGGEQGKERKTEREEEEEGDEAQGEAGRDPEDGAQENQIAEESWEVVHKQEAEGGREDEVKGQRGDENQEAREDQGDGEDSRIPEAAAEGGAGKVSKERECGDGEDEGDQRAGGDHVEEGSLPEMPHVESLEVDSAKEGNAQPSETEHAAPQPPRPEEMDPEGQPSPLGSAGGVSMRLASTLVQVQQVRSVPVVPPKPQFAKMPSAMCGKIHVAPANPCPRPGRLDGTPGERAWGSRASRSSWRNGGSLSFDAAVALARDRQRTEAQAVRRTQTCTGAGDYSLIPKTSPYSMISAYCPRPLSCLELPAEGTEGSGPRSRFSLPPREPQLPDPVESPQRRSYAFETQANSGKGEGL, from the exons GCAGGAGTTTGAGGCTGAGCGGAAGCCAGACCTGCGGCGAGATGTTTACCTTCAGGACATTCACTGCGTCTCCTCCCTGTGCAAGGCCTATTTCAGAGAGCTGCCAGACCCCCTGCTCACTTACCGGCTCTATGACAAGTTTGCT GAGGCTGTGGCAGTGCAACTGGAACCTGAGCGCTTGGTCAAGATCCTAGAGGTGCTTCGAGAACTCCCTGTCCCAAACTACAG GACCCTGGAGTTCCTCATGCGGCACCTGGTGCACATGGCCTCATTGAGTGCCCAGACCAACATGCACGCCCGCAACCTGGCCATCGTGTGGGCCCCCAACCTGCTGAG GTCTAAGGACATAGAGGCCTCAGGCTTCAATGGGACAGCAGCCTTCATGGAGGTGCGGGTGCAGTCCATTGTCGTCGAGTTCATCCTCACACATGTGGACCAGCTCTTTGAGGGTGCTGCTCTCTCTG gTGGTGAGGTGGAAAGTGGATGGCGATCACTTCCAGGGGTCCGGGTGTCAGGCAGTCCCGAGGACCTTATGCCCCGATCCCTGCCCTACCACCTGCCTAGCATCCTGCAGTCTGGTGATGGACCCCCACAGATGCGGCCTTATCACACTATCATAGAGATTGCAGAGCACAA GAAGGGGTCTTTGAAAGTCAGGAAGTGGAGATCTATCTTCAATCTGGGTCGCTCTGGCCATGAGACCAAGCGTAAACTTCCACGGGGAGCTGAGGACAGGG AGGACAAATCCGATAAGGTGACTCTGCGGCCAGCCAAGAGCATGGACTCACTGAGTGCTGTGGCTGGGGTCAGTGATG aGCCAGAGGGGCTGGTGGGACGCAGCAGTCCTCGGCCATGCCCACTGTTGCTGGCGAGCTTGGAGAATGATTCTGTGGAAGCAGCAGAGGGTGAACAGGAGCCCGAGGCAGAAGCACTGGCTGGCACGAGCTCTGAGCCCGGCACACCACGACCTGGGCGGTCAGCAATCCGTGCTGGGGGCAGCAGCCATGCAGAGCGCCGTGCTGGCGTCCACATCTCAGAGCCCTACGATGTCAACCTCCCACCACACATCAGTTCTATGCTCAACATATCCCCGAACATCATCTCTAACGTCTCCTTGGCCGGGTTTGCCCGTGGTCTTGAGTACCCCACCCTTCAGTCCCGGCCAAGCCCTGCCTCTGGCCCTGGCTCTGGCCCTGGCCTTGGCCCTGGTCCCCCAG ATGAGAAGTTGGAGGCAAGTCCAGCCCCAGGTCCCCTGGCTGACTCAGGCCCAGCGGACATGACCCCTGCCCTGGAGGACTGCCTGTCCCAGGAGGTGCAGGATTCCTTCTCCTTCCTAGAGGACTCAAGCAGCTCAGAGCCCgagtgggtgggggtggtggatGGGGAGGTGGCCAAGGCAGGACCAGCAGGAGCAGCCTTCTCCCCTGGGGAGGACGACCCTGGGATGGGCTACCTGGAGGAGCTCCTGGGAGTTGGGCCTCAG GTGGAGGAGTTCTCTGTGGAGCCACCCCTGGATGACCTGTCTCTGGATGAGGCTCAGTTTGTCCTGGCCCCCAGCTGCTGTTCCCTGGACTCTCCTGGCTCCGGGCCTGAAGCAGAGGAGGAAAGTGGGGAGGAAGTCTTCCTGAGTGCCTATGATGACCTAAGTCCCCTTCTGGGGCCCAAACTCCCGACCTGGGAGGGTTCAGGCAGTCTAGAGGAAAAGGGAACAGGGTCTGGAAGACAGGAGGCTCCAGGACAGGCGGAGGGAGAACAGGTATTCTGGGAAGTTGAGGAGGGCAAGGAGGCTGAGCCTGGAATTAGACGGGACATCagggaggaggctgaggggagTCCAGAGAGTGGAGTGGAGGGTGGAGAGGCCAGTGAGGAAGGAGTGGAGGCTGAGGGAAGCCAAAAGGTGATTGACAGTTTGAGCGAAAGatgtggggaagagagagaggagacagaggccaAGGGAGAGGAGTCCAAAGGTCAGCAGGAGGATGAGAGTACAGAGGAAGCTAAGGGTGTGGAGGAAACAGGAGGGGagcaggggaaggaaagaaagaccgagcgagaagaagaggaggaaggagatgaAGCCCAGGGAGAAGCCGGGAGGGACCCAGAGGATGGGGCCCAGGAAAACCAAATTGCTGAAGAGAGCTGGGAAGTTGTACACAAACAAGAGGCTGAAGGAGGCAGAGAAGATGAGGTCAAAGGGCAGAGGGGGGATGAGAACCAAGAGGCAAGAGAAGACCAAGGAGATGGTGAAGATAGCAGAATCCCAGAAGCAGCAGCTGAAGgaggagcagggaaggtcagCAAGGAACGGGAGTGTGGAGACGGAGAAGATGAGGGAGACCAGAGGGCTGGAGGTGACCATGTAGAAGAGGGCTCCCTCCCTGAAATGCCACATGTAGAGTCCCTGGAGGTTGACAGTGCCAAGGAGGGCAATGCCCAGCCCTCTGAGACAGAACACGCAGCCCCACAGCCACCCCGGCCAGAGGAGATGGATCCGGAGGGGCAGCCCAGTCCCCTTGGCTCAGCTGGTGGTGTGAGCATGCGCCTGGCTTCCACCCTGGTTCAGGTCCAACAGGTCCGCTCTGTGCCTGTGGTGCCCCCCAAACCACAGTTTGCCAAGATGCCCAGTGCAATGTGTGGCAAGATCCATGTGGCACCAGCAAACCCATGCCCAAGGCCTGGCCGGCTTGATGGAACTCCTGGGGAACGGGCCTGGGGGTCCCGAGCCTCCCGCTCCTCTTGGAGGAATGGGGGCAGTCTTTCCTTTGATGCTGCTGTGGCCCTGGCCCGGGACCGCCAGAGGACTGAAGCTCAGGCCGTTCGGCGGACCCAGACCTGTACTGGGGCTGGGGACTACAGCCTCATCCCCAAAACCTCCCCCTATAGCATGATCTCTGCCTATTGTCCTCGGCCCCTTAGCTGCCTGGAGCTCCCAGCTGAAGGCACAGAAGGGTCTGGACCCCGGAGTCGGTTTAGTCTGCCCCCGAGAGAACCCCAGCTCCCTGACCCCGTTGAGTCGCCCCAGCGCCGATCGTATGCATTTGAAACACAGGCTAACTCTGGGAAAGGTGAGGGACTGTGA